The DNA segment TTGagcttttgttttcttctagcgctttatccttGGTTATGGcaccatagtagcaagccaaaaggctaagaagtgaaggAGCATTgctatccaaaaagaaaaaaaaaagagaaaaagaaaaaaaaacagaaaaggaaaaggaaaagaaaagagacgaacaaaagaaggagaaccaTATCTCCTAagtcttaaaattagaacgtctcagaaaaaaaaagtgaataaaaagctcaatcacttcacaatttgctaaagccattttaaactttatttttctagcgctagaactcctaacccttgttgtacctttaaccctctagccacattacaaccccaattcgaggctgtttttgatatcatcggagtcatatagaaATAATAGAGgtactcggatgaacgtgcaaaatcaacgtaatcctaagcaagaacataagccgagagtaaacactttagccaccaaaattgtgtgaattgagtgaactacctatggtgaggtgttttacttagctatccccttaagctcatttaattgaacatgtgtcctttttcttaaacatatgacctgtgataattgaaatgcggcttttggatatcgtgtctctactttgtatttccgaatgcatgtaattacagatgctcgaaattgtgtcaagcacctagtcaaaccaggaggttttctagcttgcttgtgattgcgggtttagtttttttagtttacttggggacaagtaaagttttaagtgcgaggaggtttgataggggtcaaaaacccctatctttgggtacggttttaggatgggttttggcgttatttcatgaataagcgagcaattctcgcatttatatgcgtttgtgtgagttagttagaaattggaaatgttttatttacttttcgtggtttaggctcgttttctggttattttaggcaaatatggccaaaatagcatgtatgtTAAACTTGCTCCATTACAACTTCGATTCAGACATGTTTCACAAAACATTCTAGTTGATTTAACAAAAAATGTAGAACATAAAAGGCAACAAGTTTTGAAATAGAACATCCAAGTTTTGTCAGATGGTTCaaccaaaaaacaaaagcaCCTCAACCTCTAATGACCAGATTAAACTTACCTCTGCTTTAGCAAATTGAAAAAACCCTAGAAATCAAATCATATCAATGAAGCAACTCATATAAGAAACACCTCTAAACcaaaataaatttgaaataaaTGTAGAAAGAAAACCCCTAGAAACCCTAGAAATCTTGGAAATGCAGtaaacaagaaagaaagttACCTCTCACAAATGAAATTTTATTGGatgcctctctctctctctctctctctctctctctctctctctctctctataatcCTCTGGTTTGCAGCAGCGTAGTCGATTAGAAGAAAATCGAAAAAAATACACATTCACGCAAAAGGAAGTAAGAACAGCGATAAACGGAGAGGAAATGAATGGGTGAACCGAGAAAGAATTCCTACCTTGGATTTTGATTTGCAATGAAAAACAGGAAGACCTAAGGAGAGCGGCGCTCCTCCATCGTGATGTCTGGAGAACAGGAGAGAGAATATggtaagttttttatttatatattgtcttaatttttttatttatattattgtttttcttcttttttttgtaataatcaGTGAAAATAAAGACTTAATATTTTAGTAGCTAATGACAATGTTAGTCTTTATGTGGGAGGGGCCCAATTTTTGCtacttataattataattgCATTACCAACTAATGTTGGTTGGTAATATAATGACTAAATTTTTTTAGTcattaactattaattttcttgtagtgaatgtTGCCATTTGGTCATTTTTCTCCATATTCTATGTTTTTCTCAATTTACTGTTTTCTGTTTTTCATATATTTCTCATATTTTGTATCTTCTCgttttatttgattttatgTTTTTCCCATGTTCTGCGTTTTTTGAATTTTCTATGTTTTTCTCGTGTTTTGTGGTTTCCGTTTTTACTATTGTTCTTCTTTTTAATGTATTCTTGGTTTTTCTCGTTTAATGCATTTTCtcataatttacgtttttttattgtgtgttttttccgttttttccgattttctcatttttcgtttttttaatttttcttgtgTTTTTTCGAGTTTCTCATTTGTCACAATTTTCTCATATTCTGTATTTTTCccatatttagtattttttggGTTTTTGTGTTTTCTTCGTTTCTcctatttttcgtattttcatttttttcgcgtttttgtgtttttgtattttcttgTTTTCTGCATTTTTGTGTTTCcgtattttcttgtttttcgattttaatatatattaaatatttaaataattgatattaataattaaatttatcaaataaacaataaatTAGTAATATTGTCATTTGAAATACAAAACCTAGGTATTCCATcaaccaaatatataaataaatatttttaaaactatCTATTTTGTTGCATCTTATTTTAttcttataaattaattatggcaaaaaacatcattaaatccctaatatttcattttttggttcattaagccctttatcttttatttggacacattaaacccctgatcatttattttttgtctcattaagccctttgcgatcaaattagtaagttatgaacatttagttctgttaaaaatacgttattaacttcatctgtatttgaaattattaaaaaaatattttttacagtttaaaTTAAGATGTTTACAGTTTTCGTATAGccacattacacatccaaaactgcattcaaatagtaaaaaaataaaaatttcaaatgtaggtgcaatgaataacagtctgtcaaccaaattttatgttcaaaattacttttttgaTCATAAAAGGCTTAaagtatccaaataaaaaattaaaagcttaataaaccataaaataaaaaaaatcagggATCTAATGATACTTTTACCATTAATAATTATTCTATTACATTCTATTCTATCCTATCCTATCCTACCTAAACAAATGGCACATTAATGTACTTTACCAATTTTTTACTTGACTTTAAACATTATTCAGATTCTAGAAGAAACGATACATATGATGGGCTATTTTGGCCTTTTTGGGTATCTCATAAGTATTCTTCAGTTTTCACCATGGTTTCTCTTCGTCATTACATCGAACAAGTTAAGTTCATTCTCAGCTAAAGCTATAGAAGTTGCAGAAACTTAAAGAGAGAGATAGAGGAGTAGTATGATTTTACCGGTGGTGAAGCTAGGGACACTTGCTCTTAAAACTGCCTGCAAACCCATAGCCAATCGTCTGAAGAAGGAAGCAGGGCTGCACCCAAGATTTCGCCAATTCATTGTCAATATTGCGCAGGTTCGCTTTTTCCCTTTCAATTTCTTGGGTTTTTATCTTGTAATGGGACCGGATTTTGTTTACTGGATTTTGAtttcgtttttatttttttgggtaaTAATGATATTGGGTATCAGGTTATCACTGCTAATGATGTGTTCTTTACTTCTTTTCAACTATGCATTTGATCTTCTTCTATGTGATTCACTGCTGAATCATAGGAATTTCAGTATCAGCGtattttttgttcattttttctCTGTTCATTAACTGATAGGATATGGTGTAACACTGTTGCTCTGTTCTGTGACTTATGTTATCAAATTGAGCAGAATTGGGGATGTGTTAATCAACTTCCTAATTGAACAGAAAATGTGTGATAGATTAGATGTCCGGGTAAATGCACCTCAAAGTCATTGAAGTTCGGGTTAATTATGTCAATGGTTTGAATTAAAAGCTCAAGCTGCACATTATAGATCTTGGAGATTTGTCCTAATGCCTTGAATTTGTATTACACACTACGACTGGAAGCAAAGGGGTCTCACTGGAGATTAGTATTGGCTTTCGGTTTTCTACTTGGAAGCGACATCATGGGGACATCCCGAGGTCCAAGTCGGTTTAGGATAGATTGAGCACTGTAAATACTCTCTTATGTAAACTCTAATCTGTAATCTGATTTCCGTCTCCTTAATAAATGCTATTTTCCTTTTACCCTTGGACTAGCCAATATAACGTttgtgaaccacgtaaatctgtgtttccGTTTCtcgtttatttatctttcgttaAATCCTTACAacagatcttatattaatctctgacacacctCCACACGCAAATGCCCCATGGGCTTGCAGCCTGCTCAATACAGGCACATCCGGCtatatgtttttaattccacaaattagtgaggttgtcaggactcgaaccctcaactgtttggtcctagaggctctgatgccatgtcatggaaccgattgaactaaaagctcgaactgatagtCAAGacccaatcatagatcttatataaATCTCGGACAAATTGAACCTCATTTTTTCTCAATACGAAAATAAAGTTCAGTTACCTTTGTGAAACAGACCCCAGACCCAAAACTTCAGTGACCCTCAGCACAATTTTCCCACATTTTCTCAGTTCACtcgcaagaagaagaagaaggaaaggtGGAGCAAGGAAGAGACACATTGCCTAACTTCATTTGCATGTCTCCAATTTTTTGTAAATTACTCTTATTATTTCTTATTTCAAATTAAGAATTGATGAGTTGTTCAATGTATTTTAGGCAAATCATAGATTCACAACAACATTGCAAAGGCGCATATATGGTCATGCTACGAATGTTGAAATCCGGCCTTTGAATGAGGAGAAGGCTGTTCAAGCCGCTGCTGATCTTCTTGGTGAACTCTTTGTATTTTCGGTATTGCTCGTTCCCTGTTCTTATCAGCAGTCTCAAATAGCCTAGCAAATTCAGTGATTCTGGTAATTCAATCTCCGTACGCCTTGTAATAATGCACGGATTTCTCTCCTGTGTTTGAATGTGTACCAACATACGAAAATTTGTGTTTTCTGGTCTGTAGATAGCTTCTTGTAAAATGGAATTTCATAAATTGGTAAACTTATATAGTTCTCGGTTCTCTTCAGGTTGCTGCTGCAGCTGTTATTTTCGAAGTCCAAAGAAATTCGAGATCAGAAGCAAGAAAGGAGGAGATGCGTAAACAAGTATTACAAGTATGTGCTTAAACAAGATTTGATTTGCATCTGTCTTCTTGTGAACACTTAGCAATCCTTTGTATTGTGTTTCAGGAGATGAAGCAAAGAGACGAAGAACTAGCGAGGGAACTCGAACATCTTAAACTGAAAATCGAAGAGCTTGAGCAACTTGCCAAAGCACGAGGGCTTTCCGGGCTCTTTAACTTTAGGCATGCCCATGTGTTTGGTGATGAAAAAGGAAATTCATCATGATCTTTGCAAGGATTCAATCATAAAGATACATTGTAAGAACTAGCTTAGCAGATATGGATTGAATCATTTTCCTTCCTCGATGACATTCACTggatataaaatgtttagttaggaTTGAGAAACTGTTCTTGATAgctattttagaaaaaaaaaaacacctaatatctaactgcaaacagctaaccaTATCAgtaacagttgaaccaaactACATGAAAAGGCTACCATTGCACTTTATTCCTCAAATATTCATCTTCGTCAAATATTTCTTTCAGATTCAGAACATCTGCATTGAGGCTGCAATTAACTCGTGATGACTTGATCCAACAGGTCGGATTGAGAGTCACGAGAAATTACCGGAAGCTTGAAGAAGAAATGTTCGCGTTTTGACTTTGCTCGACATAGTAGTGAATTCAGTTTATCAGGTATGTTGCAGCAGGAGGTCAATAATATTGTCCAACAGCTTGTGGACAAAGGCAAAGTGGGAGAAAGGTGGAAAAGCTCGTACCAAATAACAGAATGTGTAAACTTACACATATACAAGTTAAAAGAGTTGGATGACACGTCAGTCCCCCAGACTTAGAACACAATGCACTCATAAAGTTCTACCAATGAATGTCTTTCTCAAAACCGCCCAACGCTCTCCTAATAAAGATTTTCGATTGTAATTGTTATTTAACTTCCTGTCTACAAAGATAGTCGAacacaaataataaaaattacataATTTCTTTATCTTCACTTCAGGTTTAGTGTGGTTGTTAAAATTCCCTTAGATTATATTAAAGGTCAATCATATGCATGCTACAAGGATTTTGATCATAGTTTTTAGTTTGAAAAGACTCTAACAAATCCTCTTAAACATGAACATATAAAATGACTTCAAACCCTCTAAGACCCGCATCTACATCTATTTGATTAAAAATCATAGTACAAAGATCAAAAACTTCTTTAAATTAACAAAGAAACAACAAAACAAAGCTAAAGACACAAGAAGAGCACAAAAAAGCACCAACAAAGATTCACTCCCAATCCTGCACACATCGTAGGAAGAGAGTTAGAAGGAAAGGACATCACTCTATATATGATAAGCGAAGGGGTATAGAAGAGGCTATGTTTCCAAACGTACCCGCACACTCTCATTCGAGATCAAACTCAATAAATGGATCCACCGTCCCCC comes from the Euphorbia lathyris chromosome 5, ddEupLath1.1, whole genome shotgun sequence genome and includes:
- the LOC136228932 gene encoding OPA3-like protein is translated as MILPVVKLGTLALKTACKPIANRLKKEAGLHPRFRQFIVNIAQANHRFTTTLQRRIYGHATNVEIRPLNEEKAVQAAADLLGELFVFSVAAAAVIFEVQRNSRSEARKEEMRKQVLQEMKQRDEELARELEHLKLKIEELEQLAKARGLSGLFNFRHAHVFGDEKGNSS